The genomic DNA GAGTTTATCGGCAGATGTGTGGCCAACTGCGCAATTAGCTGCTTTCGTTACGGCCTGAAGGACCTCATCAGAGCCCCGAAGCCAGCAAGGTGTGCATGTGCATACTTGTACGTGATATTTTCCTACAGGTTGCCGATTGAACATTGTGTAGAATGTGGCAACTTCGTACACGCGCATATTAGGTAGTTTCAAAATCTCTGCTACTTTGTGCATGGCTGATATAGGCAACCATCCATGTTGGCGTTGCGCCAAATCTAGCAAGGGCATCATAGCTCCGCGCTTGTGACCCTCGGGATAAATTGCCATGATTGCTTCGACACGTTTCTTATTTGCCTCGTTGAACTCGAACGGAGTATTAGGATTGTTCTCTTCAGAGTCTCGGTGCTACGACAAGTGACATTAGAATGTTTGGATAAGCAAAACCAAACATCAATCGTGTGCTACtttcataaaattacaaacttACGACGAACAAATGATCTGACAATCG from Diprion similis isolate iyDipSimi1 chromosome 2, iyDipSimi1.1, whole genome shotgun sequence includes the following:
- the LOC124416352 gene encoding NADH dehydrogenase [ubiquinone] flavoprotein 2, mitochondrial isoform X1, which translates into the protein MLATLQRARSLLNCSLSKALKNVRGVQSSAGRLSDHLFVHRDSEENNPNTPFEFNEANKKRVEAIMAIYPEGHKRGAMMPLLDLAQRQHGWLPISAMHKVAEILKLPNMRVYEVATFYTMFNRQPVGKYHVQVCTCTPCWLRGSDEVLQAVTKAANCAVGHTSADKLFTVIEVECLGACANAPMLQINDDYYEDLTAETTEKIINALKKGQDKPPPGPQVSSRFAAEPAGQLTTLTSPPPGPGFKIRSDL
- the LOC124416352 gene encoding NADH dehydrogenase [ubiquinone] flavoprotein 2, mitochondrial isoform X2, producing the protein MLATLQRARSLLALKNVRGVQSSAGRLSDHLFVHRDSEENNPNTPFEFNEANKKRVEAIMAIYPEGHKRGAMMPLLDLAQRQHGWLPISAMHKVAEILKLPNMRVYEVATFYTMFNRQPVGKYHVQVCTCTPCWLRGSDEVLQAVTKAANCAVGHTSADKLFTVIEVECLGACANAPMLQINDDYYEDLTAETTEKIINALKKGQDKPPPGPQVSSRFAAEPAGQLTTLTSPPPGPGFKIRSDL